In the genome of Pseudarthrobacter sp. IC2-21, one region contains:
- a CDS encoding DUF2510 domain-containing protein, producing the protein MSTSGNIPAAPPGWYTDPAGTGRLRWWDGFAWTDQFSTPAQPVLQGWPAGTSPYAGTNPYTQAGYPGGPHANVGFTSERPLLRRDAPVYNPLIWVITLLPLLSTVLLLLWTPEFRFIRVGRQQTLDPWSLFTPAYFLLLFSGFAAYAASIVLAWFDSQRLTRDGVVRPFHWAWSFLSSGVYVIGRSVIMAKVARGRGLVPIWVLIAVFVLNIVVTNIKMSALMSSMIETIPA; encoded by the coding sequence ATGAGCACTTCAGGCAACATTCCGGCTGCCCCCCCGGGGTGGTACACGGATCCTGCCGGCACTGGACGGCTCCGCTGGTGGGACGGTTTCGCGTGGACCGACCAGTTCAGCACACCCGCCCAGCCGGTCCTTCAGGGATGGCCGGCCGGTACCAGCCCCTACGCGGGGACCAACCCCTACACCCAGGCTGGTTATCCCGGCGGTCCTCATGCGAACGTCGGTTTTACCTCTGAGCGTCCGCTCCTCAGGCGCGACGCCCCCGTCTACAACCCGCTGATTTGGGTCATCACCCTGCTGCCCCTGCTGTCCACGGTTCTTCTGCTGCTCTGGACCCCGGAATTCAGATTCATCCGAGTGGGTCGGCAGCAGACGCTGGACCCTTGGTCGCTTTTCACTCCGGCCTATTTCCTGCTCCTTTTCTCGGGCTTTGCCGCCTACGCGGCTTCAATTGTGCTTGCGTGGTTCGACTCGCAACGGCTCACCAGGGACGGCGTTGTCAGGCCGTTCCATTGGGCATGGAGCTTCCTCAGCAGCGGCGTGTATGTCATCGGACGCTCCGTCATCATGGCGAAGGTAGCCCGGGGACGGGGACTGGTGCCCATCTGGGTCCTGATCGCCGTTTTCGTCCTCAATATCGTGGTGACGAACATCAAGATGTCCGCCCTGATGTCGTCGATGATCGAAACCATTCCGGCCTGA
- a CDS encoding GlsB/YeaQ/YmgE family stress response membrane protein yields MGFFGFLILGLIAGAIAKAILPGRQGGGIFITLLLGVVGAFLGGWLGGLLFNAPLQDFFSIQTWLLAIVGSIIVLLIYGLVTKRSARS; encoded by the coding sequence ATGGGCTTCTTTGGATTTCTGATTCTTGGCCTTATTGCCGGTGCTATCGCTAAGGCGATCCTTCCCGGCCGGCAGGGTGGCGGCATTTTCATCACCTTGCTGCTCGGTGTAGTCGGAGCGTTCCTCGGCGGCTGGCTTGGTGGCCTGCTCTTCAATGCGCCGCTGCAGGATTTCTTCTCGATCCAGACCTGGCTGCTCGCGATCGTCGGTTCGATCATCGTGCTGCTGATCTACGGCCTGGTCACGAAGCGCAGCGCTCGCAGCTAA
- a CDS encoding aldo/keto reductase — MTISPLITLNDGHSIPQLGLGTWPLDDRQVATAVVHALEAGYRHIDTAVKYGNEEGVGNGIRASGIDRGELFITTKLDGEFQGQDRAVAGLEGSLSRLGLDYVDLLLIHWPLPGRDEFVSTWKTFERLQAEGKARSIGVSNFKPAHLERLLAETDVVPAVNQIQLSPAVTRTADREFDSRHGIVTESYSPLGGSGASLLQAPILTQLGEKYGKTPAQVVLRWHIEQGLVVIPKSANSERMRQNLEVFDFALSPQDLAELADLDEGPGAGNDSDRTGH, encoded by the coding sequence ATGACAATTTCACCGCTCATCACGCTCAATGACGGCCACTCCATCCCGCAATTGGGGCTCGGCACCTGGCCGCTGGACGACCGCCAGGTGGCGACCGCCGTCGTGCATGCCCTGGAGGCCGGGTACCGGCACATCGACACCGCCGTGAAATACGGCAACGAGGAGGGCGTGGGGAACGGCATCCGCGCCAGCGGAATCGACCGTGGCGAACTGTTCATTACCACCAAGCTGGACGGGGAGTTCCAGGGCCAGGACCGGGCTGTGGCGGGGCTTGAGGGGTCACTGAGCCGCTTGGGGTTGGACTATGTGGACCTGCTGCTTATCCACTGGCCGCTCCCCGGACGCGACGAATTTGTCTCCACCTGGAAGACGTTTGAACGGCTGCAGGCCGAGGGGAAAGCCCGGTCCATCGGCGTCTCCAACTTCAAGCCAGCCCACTTGGAACGGCTTCTGGCCGAGACGGACGTTGTGCCGGCCGTAAACCAGATTCAGCTGAGCCCGGCCGTCACCCGCACAGCTGATCGCGAATTCGATTCGCGGCACGGGATCGTCACCGAGTCCTATAGCCCGCTGGGAGGTTCCGGAGCAAGCCTCTTACAGGCGCCCATTTTGACTCAACTGGGTGAGAAGTATGGCAAAACACCTGCCCAGGTGGTGTTGCGGTGGCATATTGAGCAAGGACTTGTAGTTATTCCAAAATCGGCTAATTCCGAGCGCATGCGGCAGAACCTGGAGGTCTTTGACTTCGCCCTGAGCCCGCAGGATCTAGCGGAACTTGCGGACCTGGACGAAGGTCCGGGAGCCGGGAATGATTCAGACCGGACAGGGCACTAA
- a CDS encoding SDR family oxidoreductase, translating to MVTAFGPNAGTAAPRNLLFLGGTGVISAAAAQHAVVLGHRVTILNRGQSGKPVPDGAEVLQADIRDPEAVRGALAGRTFDSVADFITFTPDQARASVELFRGRTGQYVFISTASAYQKPPARLPILESTPLKNPFWQYSRDKIACEDVLFEAYRSADFPVTVVRPSHTYDRTRVGLIGGWTDIHRMRAGRPVVVHGDGTSLWTLTHARDFAKAFVGLLGRPEAVGDSYTITSDEYLPWDRIYGLFARAAGVSEPELVHIASETIAAQSTAYSPHLGPSLLGDRAHSVVFDNSKIKALVPGYTATIPFADGAREIVNWYDTHPELQVVDHKFMELSDRLVRWSRSAG from the coding sequence GTGGTGACGGCATTTGGCCCTAACGCCGGTACTGCGGCACCACGGAACCTCCTCTTCCTCGGCGGCACCGGGGTAATCAGCGCGGCAGCGGCCCAACACGCCGTCGTGCTCGGCCACCGCGTGACAATCCTCAACCGCGGACAGTCCGGCAAACCGGTGCCCGACGGCGCGGAAGTGCTGCAGGCAGACATCCGCGACCCGGAGGCTGTACGGGGCGCACTTGCCGGACGGACGTTCGACTCCGTCGCCGACTTCATCACCTTCACCCCGGACCAGGCGCGGGCCAGCGTGGAGCTCTTCCGCGGCCGGACCGGCCAATACGTCTTCATCAGCACAGCATCGGCATACCAAAAGCCGCCCGCCCGGCTGCCGATCCTGGAATCCACGCCGTTGAAGAACCCGTTCTGGCAGTATTCACGGGACAAAATCGCCTGCGAGGACGTGCTGTTCGAGGCGTACCGTTCCGCTGACTTTCCGGTCACTGTGGTGCGCCCCTCCCATACGTATGACCGCACCCGGGTTGGCCTGATCGGCGGCTGGACAGACATCCACCGCATGCGCGCCGGCCGGCCGGTCGTGGTGCACGGCGATGGCACCTCCCTTTGGACATTGACGCACGCGCGGGACTTCGCGAAGGCTTTCGTGGGGCTGCTGGGGAGGCCGGAGGCGGTGGGTGACAGCTACACCATCACCTCCGACGAATACCTGCCCTGGGACCGGATCTACGGCCTGTTTGCCCGTGCGGCCGGGGTTTCCGAGCCGGAACTCGTCCACATCGCTTCAGAAACCATTGCCGCGCAGAGCACCGCATACAGTCCTCACCTTGGGCCGAGCCTGCTCGGGGACCGGGCCCACTCGGTGGTGTTCGACAACAGCAAGATCAAGGCCCTGGTTCCGGGCTACACGGCCACCATCCCCTTTGCGGACGGCGCCCGGGAGATCGTCAATTGGTACGACACCCATCCTGAACTTCAGGTGGTGGACCACAAATTCATGGAGTTGAGTGACCGCCTGGTCCGGTGGTCGCGGAGCGCGGGCTAG